The following coding sequences lie in one Vanacampus margaritifer isolate UIUO_Vmar chromosome 16, RoL_Vmar_1.0, whole genome shotgun sequence genomic window:
- the cchcr1 gene encoding LOW QUALITY PROTEIN: coiled-coil alpha-helical rod protein 1 (The sequence of the model RefSeq protein was modified relative to this genomic sequence to represent the inferred CDS: substituted 1 base at 1 genomic stop codon), whose protein sequence is MDGYKNDSEKLNIPTDFISPKISRKPQDDLVPPSHFASSVQAAALATGTQPCISWMNPSVPTAPPKDPWLGFTSTQREILTQRKENQCTKMLRGNNTRGRTPEENMSDLRTSTKERGDQWSRWEEEWCLEAEKHKAEAERLKEQMEALKDTVQRYREEIRVKNHTISRQCHDLKTMNQEMSNVRTEQSQLKEELLHCHTQKEKISSQLERLKKESEEIAKMRREGEARELALKAKMNEQQAEETEEQSFKMSGKMQQLQKKQEEELRQLNAEHCVELCTARKSNNELQSKLQSVAREMLQLKNNLMEASAERDDFKEHLRQMEQAYETQSATLHSLRNYIGQVVVDKGKEQLNEAVERLNKEKVALQKTTELLTVRFNSMSEIVSLQEEKMLKKASSDPLVLKRADGLLVLHLWREKVFKLCVQLRLKDIEMRDERENHLSEVGLMEQQLQEEQHRTTVLQRSLDARIAELDQEKVEKETLKRDLAQACKENQQLKAKNLSLEAGLKTTTEALHGFSLAFHRKIAEVDAAQAKLNSFGSRLNFARGRVETVQALFMRRVALHKVQKTSKQAEQAAAESIRNLQIQLNLACQERSKLAQELKRTPELIEKALVDMKEEHESKLRELQEELEQSRDGMQKAVSGREEVQRKIQQVLAQLEVSKVTQEELQSQLLSQKENREQALQQRVSEIESRCAEKLSEMEAQVSAAKREHTKAVMTLRQFEKAVAQKQNHCRETEALQKEHTKKEVQCQQAQEAETNRLVVRCIFIFEADFWCHCXTRCQFVTQFSGRELRSDFLQNISAHGEQSETSCFMGAQLAAEKRLLSVMEELHTLSAAVVNSSEDSAEEEEEEEEEGHSDLMHSVLRPCQ, encoded by the exons ATGGACGGATATAAAAATGACAGCGAAAAGCTCAACATACCAACCGATTTCATTTCACCAAAGATTTCCA GAAAACCCCAGGATGACCTTGTGCCTCCCTCTCATTTTGCATCAAGCGTCCAGGCTGCTGCACTGGCCACAGGCACACAGCCATGTATTTCCTGGATGAACCCAAGTGTCCCGACAGCTCCACCAAAGGATCCATGGCTTGGTTTCACTAGCACCCAACGAGAAATATTAACCCAGAGAAAGGAAAATCAATGCACCAAGATGCTCCGAGGAAACAACACAAGAGGAAGGACTCCAGAGGAAAACATGTCAGACTTGAGGACGAG TACCAAAGAGAGAGGCGACCAGTGGTCCAGATGGGAAGAAGAGTGGTGTCTGGAGGCAGAAAAGCACAAAGCAGAGGCTGAGCGGTTGAAGGAGCAGATGGAGGCCCTGAAGGACACCGTGCAGAGATATAGGGAAGAGATTAGAGTCAAAAACCACACCATAAGCAG GCAATGTCACGATTTGAAGACAATGAATCAGGAAATGAGCAATGTGAGGACTGAGCAGAGCCAACTGAAGGAGGAACTCTTGCACTGCCATACACAAAAGGAGAAAATAAGCTCTCAG CTAGAAAGATTAAAGAAAGAGTCTGAAGAAATTGCAAAAATGAGGAGAGAAGGTGAAGCTCGGGAGCTCGCCCTTAAGGCCAAAATGAATGAGCAGCAAGCAGAGGAGACTGAAGAGCAGTCTTTTAAAATGTCGGGAAAAATGCAGCAGCTGCAGAAGAAGCAAGAGGAAGAG CTGCGACAGTTGAATGCCGAACACTGTGTGGAATTATGCACAGCCAGAAAATCAAATAATGAACTGCAGAGTAAACTTCAGTCAGTGGCCCGGGAAATGCTGCAGCTGAAAAACAACCTAATGGAGGCATCCGCAGAGAGAGATGACTTTAAAGAACATCTAAG ACAAATGGAACAAGCGTATGAGACACAATCAGCAACTCTGCACAGTCTTCGTAATTACATCGGCCAGGTTGTTGTGGACAAAGGAAAGGAACAATTAAATGAAGCAGTTGAG AGGCTTAACAAAGAGAAAGTGGCATTGCAGAAAACCACAGAGCTTTTGACTGTCAGATTTAACTCCATGAGTGAGATAGTCTCCCTCCAAGAAGAGAAGATGCTCAAGAAA GCCTCATCAGACCCACTTGTGCTAAAAAGAGCTGATGGTCTTCTTGTGCTTCACCTCTGGAGGGAGAAGGTGTTCAAACTATGCGTCCAGCTTCGTTTGAAGGACATCGAGATGCGAGATGAGAGGGAAAATCATCTTTCAGAG GTCGGACTCATGGAACAACAACTGCAAGAGGAGCAGCATCGCACAACTGTGCTCCAGCGCAGTCTGGACGCCAGGATAGCTGAGTTGGACCAGGAGAAAGTGGAAAAGGAG ACTTTGAAACGGGACTTGGCTCAGGCTTGCAAGGAGAACCAGCAACTGAAGGCAAAGAATCTCAGCTTAGAGGCTGGGCTCAAAACTACAACAGAGGCTTTGCACGG GTTTAGTCTGGCGTTTCATCGTAAAATAGCAGAAGTGGATGCAGCACAAGCAAAACTCAATAGTTTTGGCTCAAGGTTGAATTTCGCCAGAGGCCGAGTGGAAACAGTCCAAG CTTTGTTCATGAGGAGGGTTGCTCTGCACAAAGTCCAAAAGACCAGTAAGCAAGCAGAGCAGGCAGCAGCGGAAAG CATCAGGAATTTACAGATACAACTCAATTTGGCGTGTCAAGAAAGAAGCAAGCTCGCGCAGGAGCTCAAAAGAACCCCGGAGCTGATTGAGAAAGCATTGGTTGATATGAAAGAAGAAC ATGAGAGCAAGCTGAGGGAGCTTCAGGAGGAGCTGGAGCAGAGCCGAGATGGGATGCAGAAGGCCGTGTCAGGCAGAGAGGAGGTCCAGCGGAAAATCCAGCAGGTCCTGGCCCAGCTGGAGGTGAGTAAGGTGACGCAGGAGGAGCTCCAATCTCAACTGCTCAGCCAGAAGGAGAACAGAGAGCAAG CCCTGCAGCAGCGAGTGTCTGAGATCGAGAGTCGCTGTGCTGAAAAGCTTAGTGAGATGGAGGCACAAGTCAGCGCGGCTAAAAGGGAGCACACCAAAGCAG TTATGACTTTacggcagtttgaaaaagcggTCGCTCAGAAACAGAACCACTGCAGAGAAACTGAAGCTTTGCAAaaggaacacacaaaaaaggaagtCCAATGTCAACAAGCACAAGAGGCTGAGACAAACAGACTGGTGGtgagatgtatttttatttttgaggcAGACTTTTGGTGTCACTGTTGAACCAGGTGTCAATTTGTTACACAGTTTTCTGGGAGAGAGCTGAGGAGTGACTTTCTGCAAAACATATCTGCTCATGGAGAACAATCGGAGACAAGCTGCTTTATGGGAGCACAACTAGCAGCAGAAA AGAGACTCCTTTCTGTTATGGAGGAGCTCCACACGCTCAGCGCTGCAGTGGTAAACAGCTCCGAGGACTctgcagaggaggaggaggaggaagaggaggaggggcaCAGCGACTTAATGCACTCTGTGTTGAGGCCGTGTCAGTGA